GTTTGACTCTGGCTACTCTGAGGCCTCCTGGCAGGACGAGGCCGTGGTGCTCAGGAGGACCAGGAACGTACGGGTGTCCTCCTCCGCCTGCCTCCGAACCAACCAGGCTCCCAGTGGCCTGGTCCGGCCCAAATCCACATCAGACGCCTGCCTGGAGAGGTGGACCTCATTCGAGGCCAGCGACCCAGAGGACTGGACCACGTCACTGCTGACACGGGGACGAAACAGGCAACCTCTGGTACTGGGGGACAACAGCTTTGCTGACCTCATACAGAACTGGATGGATCTACCGGACTGCCCTGAACCAGCAGAACTGAAGCCCATCTCTGGCTTCTTGGTCAACATGAGGCGGAAAATAGCTGGGATGTCAAAGAGTGTAGAGGGGAGGGTGAGGATGAGGTCCTCAGACTCTTCTTCACATGTGAGTCGGACAGCCATGGCCCCCAAACGACTCTCATGCCCCCTAGGGGTGCAGGCCCCTGCCCCACGCCAGTCCCCCTTCTTCCACCAGTCCCACTCTGGCCTGCATGAACTAGACACAGACTTCTATCAGTTCACTGCCCTCATGAAGACTGGCAGCAGACAGCCTATTATCTGTAATAACATCATCAGCTACATCTGACACCAGGTCAGCCACTAACAGACACTCATTCTAGGCAATGGACAATCCCCAAAGTCACTATTTTTATATGATAAATGTTATCACTATGTTCTGACTATATGCTGCCAAAAATAAAGCAAATTATTTGAGATTGGAAATATTTGTTGTGTCAATGACAAATTAAACTATAAGATACAGGCTTTACAGTTGCTGGATACCAGTCAGAAGGAGGTATCAGAATGGAGAACTTGTCAATGTGAGGCCAGAGTATTTAGCCTGCTGTAGTCACCGGAGATGAATTAATGTCAGTCAGAGTGAGAGGCGCTTCACTACTCACTGCACACACATGATCAAAGACATATTTTACTACCTGCTGTGGGAAAAGGAACAGAAAGTAGGGTTTCATTACGTTGCTAATTAGAATCATATTGAAACTCTAGGCAAATAGTGTTGAGAGTGGTGGGTATCATGCAAGCTTGAGAAGATAACCCATTTGGACCATTTAGTCACCAGACCCCTGTTTATTTAAAACAGTTTTTATCGTTCAAGTTATGTAACAATCGGATGATAAAATGAAAGTCCAAAGTTATCACAAATATATCTTTACAAAAGATGGATTACATTTTCCCAGGCCTCTTTCATCTCTTTTAATCCcccagtgccttcacaaagtattcacatccctttccttgttccacattttgttgtgttatgaCCTTTTTTTGTGAGATTTTGTGCCACTGGCCTaaacaacaccccataatgtcaaagtggaattgtgtttatagattttgtttttatttattaaaaatgaaaagctgaaatatcttcagtcaataagtattcaacccctttgttatggcaagcctaaatatgttcaggagtaaaaatgtgcgtaacaagtcacataataagttacatggactctgtgtgcaatgatagtgtgtaacatgatttttttatgtctacctcatctctatactcaacacatacaattatctgtaaggtcactcagtcgagcagtactgtacattttaaacacaaattcaaccaacaaagaccagggaggttttcaaatgccttgtaaagaagagcacctattggtagatgggtaaaaataaaaaagcagacatttatTAATTAacctttggatggtgtatcaatacacccagtcactgtacaggcatccttcctaactcagttgctgaagAGAATGGAAATCACTCTGgattttcaccatgaggccaatggagactttaaaatagtttgagtttaatggctgtgataggagaaaactgaggatgggtcaacaacatggtagttactccaaaatactaacctaaatgacagagtgaaaagaaggaagtccgTACAGAGTAACAATATTACAAAACATGAATCCTGTTTACAATAAGGCACTAAGGTAAACTGCAAAACAATGTGGCAATGAAATGAATTTTTTAtcttgaatacaaagcattatgtttgggacaaatccaacacaacatatcactaccactcttcatattttcaagcatgggtgtggctgcatcatgctatgggtatgcttgtcatcggcaaaggACTAGGGAGGGTTTTTTTTGTTgataaaagaaacagaatagagctaagcattggcaaaatcctagatgaaaagatggttcagtctgctttccaatggacactgggagacaaattcacttttcagcatgacaataaactaaaacacaagtccaaatatacactggagttgcttaccaaaacgatattgaatgttcctgagtggcatgACTTAAATTGGctagaaaatctatggcaagccttggaaaatggctgtctagcaatgatcaaaaccaacttgacagagttaGATTTTTCTttttaagaataatgtgcaaatattgtacagtcCAGGTGCAAACATCTCTTAGAGATTTACagagaaacactcacagctgtaattgctgccaaaggtgattctaacacttttctccaggtcgcagttgtaaatgtggacttgttctcgactggcctagctggttaaataaaggtgaaatttaaaaaaatgtattgaatacTTATCTTTCATACTCtttttgtgtagattgctgacaaaaaatgacaattaaatccatttttaaTCCCacattgtaacacaacaaaatgtggaaaaagtcaaggggtgtgaatactttctgaagaaacTGTATCTAACTCAGTAGGTTAAAACAGTCCCTGTTTCACTCCTCTATATTACCCTACAAGGACTGAATATATTAGAAATTATGAATATATCCCAGAGAGAATAAACCATGTTAGACCATGTTATTTACAGACCATGGAAAGAGAAAGACTGTATCACCACAAAAATCTCTgcctgccccagccccagccccagccccagccccagccccagccccagccccagcccctgccccagccccagcccaaaccccagccccagccccagctacacGTGTCTTATGAGCTAATGTCCCATGTGTCCCAACAGAGAAATGTGAGGCGAAGTTAAGCAGAGCAGCTGTGTTCAGATGGAGCAGAAGTTTACTTTTCTCCTTATCACTCGCTTTAGGGCTCTCACTAACAAACTTACAGCCCACCGCCTCATTTAAGCAGCTCTAATACTCACTTGGCTGCTGGACTCACAGGTGGGGCCCACTCATCCACACTCATTGGCTAACGGAGGGTACCATTTGTTTGCACTCATTCAGTACAAAATGCTTACTCActcagacaggttacagacagagaggaaatctACACCAAAATAAGATAGAGATTCATTTATAGTTTTCTCTAAATATTATGTCCAGTTTCATGATAAAAGTACACTGATAAAGTTAAGAAGTAATGAGGGAAAGAGTTTCTAGTGTAGAATCTCACACATTCTCCCAGAGTTCCATAGGGGCATCCAGCATCACCAATCATGTGTGATATGGAGGACCCTGGGAGGACTCGTTTATCTTTGCCTGTTTATCTAGGTCTTCTACCGGAAAGCCAGCCAGGCTCATTCTAACTGAGGCAGCTGTGATGAAGTAAACCTTATCCTCTGATGTCTTAAGTTTACACATTGAAAAAAAGGAAGGAAAAACGTATGATGGCTGAGAAAATGTGTATCTTTTTATAGAAACACGCTCAACAAAGAACAGACTGGATGAGAGTGGTTTGTCTAGTATTTTAAGAAATTTGGGTTTTCACTAATTTCACTAGTTTTCACCATAGAATACTATGGAAGTATTCTGAATGTGtattgcttcttttttttttttttttatatatttggtGCCCCGGCTACTAAGTGCAACAATCTACCTACTATGCTAGGAATAATGAATGGAGGGATAAGAGATAGAGCTGAAGCTGTAGAGTTGTGGAGCAAGCAACTTTTACACCAACATACAGCCCCAAAACAATTTTTCTTTGTTCATCCACTTGACTTGTTCTATAGATCATAGTTTGAGTAGGTAGATGTAGAGGTTTTATGTTTTTGAGGATTTAGAACAAAAGGTATTCTATGTGGTGGCTATAGTAGTATGTGGTAAGGGTAGTAGTATGTGGTGGCTGTAGGAGTATGTGGTGGCTGTAGGAGTATGTGGTGGCTGTAGGAGTATGTGGTAAGGGTAGTAGTATGTGGTGGCTGTAGTAGTATGTGGTGGCTGTAGTAGTATGTGGTGGCTGTAGTAGTATGTGGTGGCTGTAGGAGTATGTGGTGGCTGTAGTAGTATGTGGTGGCTGTAGGAGTATGTGGTGGCTGTAGTAGTATGTGGTGGCTGTAGTAGTATGTGGTGGCTGTAGTAGTATGTGGTGGCTGTAGGAGTCATTGAAGGTGCCGCTCTATTAATGAGCCTGGTCCTCTCATCCCTGTCCTTATTGTGCCCTGGGAGACAAGGGGGCTCACACAAGAGTGGATGACCAATACTAAACTGAGATGAACATGCCTACCCTACTATTTTAACACTAGTCAATTGAACTGAACAGTACACCCTGAGTTGATCACCTTTCAATGATCCCTGAATATCTTTAATAAgatcctaaatcaaatcaaatatttgtttatttgtcacatgcttcgttaacaacatgtgtagactccgggtagccatttgattgagctatttagcagtcttgtttagcagtcttatgactcaggggtagaagctattcagggtcctgttgcttccagacttggtgcgctggtaccgcttgctgtgcggtagcagagagaacagtctatggcttaggtggctgtagtctttgacaattttttgggtctTCCTCTGAAACTGCttggtgtagatgtcctggatggcagggagctcagcccgaGTGATATACTGAGCTGTACTCAacaccctctgtagtgtcttgtggttgggtgccttgcagttgccaaaccaagcggtgatgcagctgGTTCAAAatgttctcaatggtgcagctgaagAACTTTTGGAGgctctgaggacccatgccaaatcttctcaGCCTGATGAGGAAAAGCcactgtcgtgccttcttcacaactgtgtgggtgtgtgtggaccatgttccactacagcccagttgaTGTGGATGGAGGCGTACTcgcccctccatttcctgtaatccacgaccagctcatttgtcttgctgatgttccACACTGGCACCACAgtgtgtctctgacctcctccctataggctgtcttatcgtCGTAGTGATCaggcatgggtgaacagggagtacaggaggggacaagGCACGCACCCCTAACGGGCACCTGTGTTgatggtcagcgtggcggatttgttgttgcctaccctcaccgcctgggggtggcccgtcaggaagtccaggatccatttgcagagggaggtgctcAGTCCCAGAgtcctgagcttggtgatgaCCTTGGAGGAgattatggtgttgaatgctgagctgtagtcaatgaacagcattcttacgtaaGTTTTCATTATATCCAGGTAGTTGAGGGCACTGTGGGCTGCAATAGAGGTTGTGTCATCTGTTAATCTGTTGGTGcagaatgcaaattggagtgggtccagggtgtctgggatgatggtgctgATGTGAGGCATGATCTACAGTGCTGTGATTACCCTAGTAATACCATAGTAATCCTCAGTAGATCTCGACTAATGAGAGTGGTCAACACTGGCTTTATCACTACTGAGGGTCTGAGGACTGTCTGCagtgagacaggaagagagacatacagacaggcaggcgTGTGGATGGCAGATGTTGGATGGTTTAGAGATCATGTAATGGCATGCGGGCGAGAGGATCAGGGCAGCGAGCAGATGATCTAAATCAGCAAGGCTCTGTTtgtaaacagtttaaaggcaacaGACAGAAAGTCAGGCGGGcggggcgggcgggcgggcgggcgggcgagctggcaggcaggcaggcaggcaggcaggcaggcaggcaggcaggcaggcaggcaggcaggcaggcaggaaggcaggcctCCTAACTAAATCTCCTTTTAATGAACAGTGGGGGTGAAATGAACCATGGGTTTTCCAGGGTCCCAACTGATAACCTGATAAAAATCACACACCAATCAGGCTCTGTAATCACTCTGATTCCGATCATCCCCAGAGTAAACAACAGGAGATCAGCCATGTGTTAAAGTTTGGCATGTTCTTCATTCTTGTGGCTTTGTAATATCAAAGGAGACCAATTTCAGTCAGAGCTCTTCCAAACTACAGTTGATCAGTTTGTATGGTAGGAAAAGTCAGTGAACCTTGTACTACTCCCCTCTCAGGGCCACTTAGCAATCTAGTTGTAGTGAGAAAAGGGTGACAGACATGTATAATCAGTAAAACCCCTAATCTGAAATGCACACAGACTCTGGGACCAGTATGGACCGGATCTTAAACGGGCTCAGTAGTCTAATGACTTCAATAGGGGCTGTCTGGGCTGGCAACCTGGACTCAGGtatagatgtaacatagtaaaggtaaatctgtctctctccatttggtatgatatgttacatttcgaATAGCATGATATGTATTAATTGGTGGATGTCCATCATCGacttcgtatgatatgttacgaattgaaatgtgtgatttgaacacgcaagaCGGTTGCTGAACTTTTGGCTTAAGTAACCTATTGTCAAATGTAACCATAACAAACGTAACATATACTAATTTCAGTGTGACagatttactatgttatgtctttaAGGCCAGGCTAGGGCACGGGGTGGACAAATTGTCTTTTGTGACATCAATTGGACAAATATCGCAGAGGGGGTGGAGGCTCAGGTGAGAGGTGTGAGCAGCAAGGGCTTAACTACTGGGCTTGGGTGCACAGTGAATGGAGATGTGCAGTGCTTGAAGAAGACAGTTAGCATTTAGCATACCTTTGTCTCACTAGGGACAGATGGAAATGTACTGGGGATGGTCCAATATAGGGGAGGTATGTTCTTTTCCTGGTTTACATTCACTCTCCTGTATTTTCCCCATAAACAgcagctttacattttttatttaacgtttatttaactaggcaagtcagttaagaacaaattcttatttacaatgacggtctaggaacagtggtttaactgccttgttcaggagcagaacgacagatttttaccttgccaacttggggattcaatccaacaacctttcggttactgtcccaacgctctaaccactaggctacctgccaacttaCTGTACTTTTGATAGTACCCTAATAAACTTTAGAACATTTGTGAAGGTTTGGAATAGTGTGGCTATTATTAAGCTTTAGCTACTGCATGCCTATGATATGAAGGCAGTGTGCCCTGGTGATCCAACTGACTCTGACAGTTGAACTTGAGGTGTGGATGTCTGTttcaggcctaccagagttaATCCTAAAATATAACAATATAATACTTATCTGTATAGAAAATATTATGATGGAAAATTAAACAATTAGCCTTAGTcctatctgtcagaaagatatacatttgtctctgtgaatgctttgtcctctgacaaatcaactgtaaatcttggtgttcctcaaggttctgttttaggaccactattgttttcactatatattttacctcttggggatgtcattcgaaaacataatgttaactttcactgctatgcagattacacacagctgtacatttcaattaaacatggtgaagccccaaaattgccctcccaaGAAGCCTGTGTTCCAgtcataaggaagtggatggctgcaaactttctacttttaaacttg
This is a stretch of genomic DNA from Oncorhynchus clarkii lewisi isolate Uvic-CL-2024 chromosome 17, UVic_Ocla_1.0, whole genome shotgun sequence. It encodes these proteins:
- the LOC139369805 gene encoding PAK4-inhibitor inka1-like, with translation MLCLRDSGDCLRDQMHYMMRSLQDLKHLRRTCPAAAPAAPAITPAPTLVHRSAVARACYQRALQRERRTRLRISDASTASTYDSACCLASPLEEEEGAGSRLGLGLGLGLTSPSSEKSLEFDSGYSEASWQDEAVVLRRTRNVRVSSSACLRTNQAPSGLVRPKSTSDACLERWTSFEASDPEDWTTSLLTRGRNRQPLVLGDNSFADLIQNWMDLPDCPEPAELKPISGFLVNMRRKIAGMSKSVEGRVRMRSSDSSSHVSRTAMAPKRLSCPLGVQAPAPRQSPFFHQSHSGLHELDTDFYQFTALMKTGSRQPIICNNIISYI